A window from Prosthecobacter sp. encodes these proteins:
- a CDS encoding DUF3820 family protein: MRADLAEIGRTFMPFGKYGPQHFPPNGVPIYDIPAEYLGWFANKAGFPKGRLGELLRMVHQMKADGSDTAFDVFRKRHGRTDLKPAKRRSWKFDE, encoded by the coding sequence ATGCGTGCCGATCTGGCGGAGATCGGACGCACGTTCATGCCGTTCGGCAAGTACGGACCACAGCACTTTCCACCGAACGGGGTGCCGATTTACGACATTCCGGCGGAATATCTTGGCTGGTTCGCGAACAAGGCCGGATTCCCGAAAGGCAGGCTCGGCGAACTGCTGCGCATGGTGCATCAGATGAAGGCGGACGGCTCTGACACTGCCTTCGATGTCTTCCGCAAGCGCCATGGCCGCACGGATCTCAAACCGGCGAAGCGGAGGTCGTGGAAGTTTGACGAGTGA
- a CDS encoding DUF420 domain-containing protein, translating into MTVFELPKLYTLFNAAALLHIILGLAMIKIGQKKPHIVSMIVALLFSTAFLGCYLYYHYHAGHVKFAGTGLTRPIYFTILFTHIPLAVLNLPMIIMTVVPALRQRFDKHKRMAKWTVPIWLYVSATGIIVYLMCYVWYGPPIRG; encoded by the coding sequence ATGACCGTTTTCGAACTCCCCAAGCTTTACACCTTGTTCAACGCCGCCGCGTTGCTGCACATCATTCTTGGTCTCGCGATGATCAAGATCGGCCAGAAGAAGCCGCACATCGTCAGCATGATCGTCGCCCTGCTGTTCTCCACCGCGTTTCTCGGCTGCTACCTTTATTACCACTACCACGCCGGCCATGTGAAGTTCGCCGGCACCGGTCTCACGCGCCCGATCTATTTCACGATCCTGTTCACGCACATCCCGCTGGCCGTCCTGAACCTGCCGATGATCATCATGACCGTCGTCCCCGCACTGCGTCAGCGCTTCGACAAACACAAGCGCATGGCAAAGTGGACCGTGCCCATCTGGCTCTATGTCTCCGCGACCGGCATCATCGTGTATCTGATGTGCTACGTCTGGTATGGGCCGCCGATTCGTGGGTAA
- a CDS encoding SCO family protein, whose amino-acid sequence MNEPPAKTPLHPLSIWAPIIIAVLGIVVFYNYLIYRSRIDNDVNRPPILGRLEKDLELTERSGKKVHLEELKGKVLVISWVFTRCPRGCAAVIAKLKKLHGEFGNEPNLHFLSFTLDAEDTPEMMKKFATTLGIADDANWWFLNGEKEAVRKFMTSQAQFRPVQDMPEKDRLSPDDKYIHDLRVAVIDHLGHVRGLADILNPDPEFAKFWDEKLRKDLRYLLNEQKKTPYKAPGAK is encoded by the coding sequence ATGAACGAACCTCCCGCCAAAACTCCACTACATCCCCTTTCGATCTGGGCGCCCATTATCATCGCCGTGCTCGGCATCGTCGTCTTTTACAACTACCTCATCTATCGCTCACGCATCGACAATGACGTGAACCGTCCGCCCATCCTCGGCCGACTCGAAAAAGACCTCGAACTCACCGAGCGCAGCGGAAAAAAAGTTCATCTTGAGGAGCTCAAGGGCAAGGTGCTCGTCATCTCCTGGGTCTTCACGCGTTGTCCGCGTGGCTGTGCCGCCGTGATCGCGAAATTGAAAAAATTGCACGGAGAATTCGGCAATGAACCCAACCTGCACTTCCTCAGCTTCACGCTCGATGCCGAGGACACGCCCGAGATGATGAAGAAATTCGCCACCACCCTCGGCATCGCGGATGACGCCAACTGGTGGTTCCTCAACGGCGAAAAGGAGGCCGTGCGCAAGTTCATGACCAGCCAGGCGCAGTTCCGCCCCGTGCAGGACATGCCGGAAAAAGACCGCCTCTCACCCGATGACAAATACATCCACGATCTCCGCGTCGCCGTCATCGATCACCTTGGCCATGTGCGTGGTTTGGCCGACATTTTGAATCCCGACCCCGAGTTTGCGAAGTTCTGGGACGAAAAACTGCGCAAAGACCTGCGCTACCTGCTCAACGAGCAAAAGAAGACCCCCTACAAGGCCCCCGGCGCGAAATAA
- the cyoE gene encoding heme o synthase: MTTRDLLTLTKFRLSALVIVTTFVGFWLRAPKGFDVWLLVHTIIGSTLAAFGAAVFNQLMEIEPDSRMQRTADRPLPSGRVSPSAAFGIGWLLSAWALIHLTIRVNMEAAALTALTLAVYLFIYTPLKRQSATNTLVGAVSGALPPLIGWAGAAGPLPAGSATHFRWDLMLEPGAIYLFLLLFLWQLPHFLAINWMYRDEYRKGGFVMLANDDEEGARTSQHALAYSISTVLLMFYPVYAGVAHAWWFLPPALLLSGWLCVLALRFNRQPERPTARKLFFCTLMYLPAILLVSILAWKRA; the protein is encoded by the coding sequence ATGACCACCCGCGACCTGCTGACCCTGACGAAGTTCCGCCTCAGTGCGCTCGTCATCGTCACCACGTTCGTTGGTTTCTGGCTGCGTGCGCCCAAGGGCTTCGATGTCTGGCTGCTGGTGCATACGATCATCGGCAGCACGCTCGCCGCGTTCGGTGCCGCCGTGTTCAACCAGCTCATGGAAATCGAGCCGGACTCACGCATGCAGCGCACGGCGGATCGTCCCCTGCCCTCGGGTCGCGTCAGTCCTTCCGCCGCCTTTGGCATCGGCTGGCTGTTGAGTGCTTGGGCGCTGATTCATCTCACGATTCGCGTGAACATGGAGGCCGCAGCGCTCACCGCGCTCACGCTGGCGGTGTATCTCTTCATTTACACACCGCTGAAACGTCAAAGCGCCACCAACACGCTCGTTGGTGCTGTCTCGGGCGCTCTACCACCACTCATCGGCTGGGCGGGCGCTGCAGGCCCGCTGCCTGCCGGGTCTGCGACGCACTTCCGCTGGGATCTGATGCTCGAACCGGGTGCGATCTACCTCTTCCTGCTGCTCTTCCTCTGGCAGCTCCCGCATTTCCTGGCCATCAACTGGATGTATCGCGACGAGTATCGCAAAGGCGGCTTCGTGATGCTCGCCAACGATGATGAGGAAGGTGCGCGCACCTCACAGCACGCTCTCGCTTATTCGATCAGCACGGTGCTGCTCATGTTTTACCCGGTTTATGCCGGCGTGGCCCATGCATGGTGGTTCCTGCCTCCCGCGCTGCTGCTCAGCGGCTGGCTCTGTGTGCTCGCGCTGCGCTTCAACCGCCAGCCTGAACGTCCCACCGCGCGCAAACTCTTCTTCTGCACGCTGATGTATCTCCCGGCCATCCTGCTCGTATCCATCCTCGCCTGGAAACGCGCGTAA